The following are encoded in a window of Rhodothermus bifroesti genomic DNA:
- the ubiE gene encoding bifunctional demethylmenaquinone methyltransferase/2-methoxy-6-polyprenyl-1,4-benzoquinol methylase UbiE, producing the protein MPQRKHYPPVGEAQGKKRQVAEMFNAIAPRYDLLNRILSGGIDRRWRRRAVGLLMPEAPRRVLDVATGTADLAIEAARRLPVEKVIGVDISEAMLRIGQEKVARLGLSDRVLLRVGDAEKLPFSDRQFDAALVAFGVRNFENLQRGLAEIYRVLRPGGVLVVLEFSHPRAPVIRTLYRWYAHHVLPRIGTWLSRDEGAYRYLPDSVEVFPDGPDFLVRMEQAGFRDLLWQPLTFGIASLYRGRR; encoded by the coding sequence ATGCCGCAACGCAAGCACTATCCCCCTGTTGGCGAAGCACAAGGTAAAAAGCGGCAGGTGGCGGAAATGTTCAATGCCATCGCGCCGCGCTACGACCTGCTCAATCGCATCTTGAGCGGGGGTATCGATCGGCGCTGGCGACGCCGAGCAGTAGGGCTGCTTATGCCCGAAGCTCCTCGCCGCGTGCTCGATGTAGCCACAGGTACGGCTGACCTGGCCATCGAGGCAGCGCGGCGCTTACCTGTGGAAAAGGTGATTGGGGTGGACATTTCTGAAGCTATGCTGCGTATTGGCCAAGAAAAAGTGGCGCGTTTGGGGCTTAGCGATCGGGTGTTGCTGCGCGTAGGAGATGCGGAAAAACTACCGTTTTCAGATCGACAATTCGATGCGGCACTGGTAGCCTTTGGCGTGCGCAATTTTGAAAACCTCCAACGCGGGTTGGCGGAGATTTATCGCGTGCTTCGACCGGGGGGCGTGCTTGTCGTGTTGGAGTTTAGCCACCCACGTGCTCCAGTTATCCGTACGCTTTATCGATGGTATGCCCATCACGTGCTGCCGCGCATTGGGACCTGGCTTTCTCGGGACGAGGGCGCTTACCGCTACTTGCCCGATTCGGTTGAGGTCTTCCCCGATGGCCCCGACTTTCTGGTACGTATGGAGCAGGCTGGTTTTCGAGATCTGTTGTGGCAGCCGTTGACCTTTGGCATTGCTTCGCTATATCGCGGACGTCGTTAA
- a CDS encoding ATP-binding protein yields MVRALYTLRIPSSTRYLETVRRFVEQHARKAGLPETVINELKLAVDEACTNIIKHAYKGRTDQPIDVAVLIEPERFVVRLRDQGDAFDVTHYREPDLQALIRRRQGGGLGIRLIRKLMDQVEYRSLGRYNEVQLVKYLHPAPAPNTSPPSSTNT; encoded by the coding sequence GTGGTGCGCGCGCTCTACACCCTCCGCATTCCCAGCTCAACGCGCTACCTAGAAACGGTTCGGCGCTTTGTGGAGCAGCATGCCCGGAAGGCCGGTCTTCCCGAAACCGTCATCAACGAACTCAAACTCGCTGTCGATGAAGCATGCACCAACATCATTAAACATGCTTACAAAGGCAGGACAGATCAACCCATCGATGTGGCTGTGCTCATCGAACCAGAGCGTTTTGTGGTGCGCCTTCGTGACCAAGGAGATGCCTTTGACGTTACCCACTACCGTGAACCCGATCTGCAGGCACTGATTCGCCGTCGCCAGGGAGGTGGTCTGGGCATACGCTTAATCCGTAAACTGATGGATCAAGTAGAGTATCGCAGCTTAGGCCGCTACAACGAAGTGCAACTCGTCAAATACTTGCACCCTGCACCCGCCCCAAATACTTCACCCCCCTCCTCAACCAATACTTAA
- a CDS encoding STAS domain-containing protein: protein MSNFSVGFRTHEDIQILDLHGELDAHTAPELEAALQQCLKEGHHQILINGRNLDYISSAGLGVFMAYIEEIREKGGDLKIAELKPNVYNVFDLLGFPLLFDIVPTEAEALARFARQERPVPPSSLKP, encoded by the coding sequence ATGAGCAATTTTTCTGTAGGTTTTCGGACACATGAGGACATCCAGATTCTAGACTTGCATGGTGAGCTGGATGCCCACACAGCACCCGAGCTGGAAGCAGCTTTGCAACAATGCCTCAAGGAAGGCCACCACCAAATTCTAATCAATGGACGCAACCTGGATTACATCTCCAGTGCCGGATTAGGTGTCTTTATGGCTTACATCGAAGAAATTAGGGAAAAAGGAGGAGATCTTAAAATTGCCGAGCTCAAGCCCAATGTGTATAACGTATTTGACCTTTTAGGCTTTCCGCTACTTTTCGACATTGTACCTACCGAGGCTGAAGCACTAGCGCGGTTTGCTCGGCAGGAACGGCCGGTGCCGCCTTCCTCTCTTAAACCCTAA